Proteins encoded by one window of Nocardia goodfellowii:
- a CDS encoding bifunctional glycosyltransferase family 2/GtrA family protein, with translation MTTVPTRDTATATPPAQPTAIRPVLDIVIPVYNEEADLGGCVRRLHAHLRDGFPFPARITIADNASTDDTLQVAELLGSELTAVRVVHLAAKGRGRALRTVWADSDAAVVAYMDVDLSTDLNALLPLVAPLVSGHSDLAIGTRLSSAARVVRGPKREFLSRSYNLLLRTTLRARFSDAQCGFKAIRTDVARKLLPLVRDGEWFFDTELLVLAERAGLRIHEVPVDWIDDPDSRVELFDTARKDLLGIGRLGRALATGALPLDELRRSVGREPLVPGVPPGMIGQLVRFTLVGVLSTVAYLALYLALQPITGSQMSNFVALLVTAIGNTAANRAFTFGVRGTTNVVRHQFHGLLIFGIGLTLTSGSLFALRHWAATAPIQLELFVLVLANLLATSIRFLGLRWVFRNNAGTARFDAAAPAADNAEVACAAQRPARISAGPMTVFTGPSAVGVARPALSKETDR, from the coding sequence ATGACCACTGTGCCCACTCGCGATACCGCGACCGCTACGCCACCCGCGCAGCCGACGGCGATCAGGCCCGTGCTGGATATCGTCATTCCCGTCTACAACGAAGAGGCCGATCTAGGCGGCTGCGTGCGCAGACTGCACGCCCACCTGCGCGACGGATTCCCGTTCCCGGCCCGCATCACCATCGCCGACAACGCCAGTACCGACGACACCTTGCAGGTAGCTGAGTTACTCGGCAGCGAACTGACTGCGGTCCGGGTCGTGCACCTCGCGGCCAAGGGGCGGGGCCGGGCGCTGCGCACCGTGTGGGCGGACTCCGACGCGGCCGTGGTCGCCTATATGGATGTCGACCTGTCCACCGACCTGAACGCCTTGCTCCCGCTGGTGGCGCCGCTGGTGTCCGGGCACTCCGACCTCGCGATCGGCACCCGGCTCAGTTCGGCGGCGCGGGTGGTGCGCGGGCCCAAGCGCGAGTTCCTCTCGCGGTCGTACAACCTGCTGTTGCGAACCACGCTGCGGGCACGTTTTTCGGACGCGCAGTGCGGATTCAAGGCGATCCGCACCGACGTGGCGCGCAAGCTGCTCCCGCTGGTGCGGGACGGGGAATGGTTCTTCGACACCGAACTGCTCGTGCTGGCCGAACGGGCCGGGCTGCGGATCCACGAGGTGCCGGTCGACTGGATCGACGATCCGGACAGCCGGGTCGAACTCTTCGACACCGCGCGCAAAGATCTGCTCGGCATCGGACGCTTGGGCCGGGCACTGGCGACCGGCGCGCTACCGCTCGACGAACTGCGCCGATCGGTGGGCCGTGAACCACTGGTGCCCGGAGTGCCGCCGGGCATGATCGGACAGCTGGTTCGGTTCACCCTCGTCGGGGTGCTCAGCACAGTCGCCTATCTGGCGCTCTACCTTGCGCTACAACCGATTACGGGCTCGCAGATGTCGAACTTCGTCGCGCTGCTGGTGACCGCCATCGGCAACACGGCCGCCAATCGGGCCTTCACCTTCGGTGTGCGCGGCACGACCAACGTGGTCAGGCACCAGTTCCACGGGTTGCTGATCTTCGGCATCGGCTTGACGCTGACCAGTGGATCGCTGTTCGCGCTGCGGCACTGGGCAGCGACGGCGCCGATCCAATTGGAGTTGTTCGTTCTGGTGCTCGCGAATCTGCTGGCGACGTCGATCCGTTTCCTCGGGCTGCGCTGGGTGTTCCGGAACAACGCGGGCACCGCCCGGTTCGACGCCGCGGCACCTGCGGCCGACAACGCCGAAGTAGCGTGTGCCGCTCAACGACCGGCCCGGATCTCCGCCGGGCCCATGACAGTTTTCACCGGACCGAGCGCTGTTGGCGTGGCGCGACCGGCCCTCAGCAAGGAGACCGACCGGTGA